The DNA segment TTTGTCCCTATGAAGACATTGTAATTTCCAGGTCTCATTGTACCGATCCGGGCTCAGCTCCAACATCCTCCATGAAGACGCGCCCAAAGAGCTCTAGTGAGAGACGCCAGCGGCCCAGCAGCATGTCGTGTGAGATCATCATCCCCATGAAACTACAGTGGGGTCtagacaagaaaaacaaaaataacttgAAATCTGTGAGCAGATAGATCACTGCTATATAAATACATCTTCGGTAATATCATTGACAGTTCCGTCTGCATCAAATCAAAACCACAACCCCCAAATTCCTGCATGTTTACTATCATTTAAAACCCAATTGAACTGATGCCAGTTCTGGCTACTCGACAACACACAGTATTGATGTGCACCTGAATGAGGGCAGAGGAGGCCCATCGCTCTCAGTGAGGCCGATCTCGGCGAGGAGGCTGCTCTTAAGCTGGGCAGCCAGGTCTTGGGGTGAAGGCCCTGGTTTTGAAGTATCCATTTCATGGTCGGCAATGGACTGGGTTCCAGTATTGCGCTGGCCAGATTCCATGCTCATCACATTCTTCAAGTTTGCCGAGTAAGACATCTTAGTGGGCAGGATCTATTGTGGAGGGGTCCGGAGAAGTTTTTTAGTCAGGTGAACAGCTTTTACAagatgacagtgatgatgaaaacatggaaatatgaaaatgatACAAAGAAGACAGCCCATGTTCTAAAATCCACTCTCGGCTTTTAttctattaaataaataaataaataaataaatgctagcCATTACGTCCTTCAGTGTTTTATTTGTACTTCCCCCAATGACCATAGGAAATAATGAGGAGGAAATCTAAGTTGTAAAAGAATCCTTTTAGCTCACTACCGGTACTTAAAAGCCAAGTAACTTCAGCATTTTAACTGTTATATTTGGATATTAGAACACAGCTGGCAGTGCATTTGTTCAGTGAAGAGGGGTGGTATACCTGAGAGGGGGAGGGTAGAGAGGAGCCCATGTTTACCTCCAGGCAGTTCCTGTCCACGCTTGCCTCAGCTAGGCCTTTGTTTGCCATGAAGGAGGATGAGTACAAGCCCTGGGAGGGACGGCCAAACAGATCCTCCTTTCTGGCATTGGGCTGTTGAGAGGAAGCAATTAGGAAACTAATTTAAGGCCCGATCAGATCTTAACCATCACCTGAcaaaaacaataacacaaaTTCAATCATGCGCaactctgacctgcaggaggtgcGGCTGGTCTGCCAGTGGAATGGCCTCAGGCAAAGGAACATCAAAGGGGTTGGGCGGGATGCAGCCAAGGAAGGTCATGGAGTCAGACCGACGGAAGAAAGGGTGATTCTGACCCGTTTCAGCGGGAACAGGGTCCTCATCCTTATCCTGCAAAGTTGAACctgaatgagaaaaaaaaaaaacacatatcaGGATATTTTGAAGGATACCCAAGTAGTTACTTATTAGTTActtatttattgtatttatcaTTTTACTCTGGTTAGTGTCCTCATCGTTCTCATGTTCAGAATCCTCATTGTCCAAACCAAGTTCGAGAATCTCTCGATTTCTACAAGAGAGAAACaagaattgttaaaaaaaagtaagtTCAAGCAGCAAAAGCTGTTGTTAAAATGAATTTTCACATGAACCAACAACATGATTACACAGTTCTACaatcaaatataaaaaaaattctattcCTTCTTCACCtttttctgtccatctgtgGGGTATCTAAAGTGGTCTGCTGGTTCATGGCCTTAATCCAATAAATAAGAGCCTGGAAAACATAGGCCACGTGTTTCAATGAGCATACGTCGAGAACGGGAAGCACATCAGAGTGCTCATCGTTATGGGAGCGCATCAGTGACAAGGCGTAGTTCAGGAAGTCACCCCGTGCTGACATCATGCCCTGGCGAGCTGTCAGTAGGGTAGCTGCTCTCCTGAAACCaacataaaacaacaaaaaatgtttaaatacaTTGGGGCGGGGGAATTCAAATTATGCTAGTCTGAGAATTTTACTAGAAAAAGATAGACTAAAAAAATGGGTTGATTAATTCACGTTTTTACTTTTACCTTCGACCTTCCAGGGTGCGGAGGCTGGCCTCCTCTCGTGCATTGATGCGCTCCCTGCGGGCAGAGTGCTGTGAAGCATGGAGCGGGTGACTGGGGTGGCCAGGGTCTCCAGCAGATGACAACGCTGAGCCATAACGTAACTGAGCCTCAGTAGAATCCATAATGGACACCATCCAGTTCCAGGTGGGAATCAGCTTTTCTTCAACATAATTCTGTTTGACAAGATAAAAACATGAGAACCCTTACAACTGTATCGACTGCAACCTTTTAAAACATATGCAGAGTTTTATTTCCACTTCATAAAGTGAATCGTGTTTATTACCTGCAGGTTGACTGCATCGTGATAGGTGAGTTTTACAGCTGCGGGGTATTGGGAGTAGACCAGATGGTTATACTTGGGAATCAGACTCATGAGGTCTGAGATTTGCCTGATGACAATGCTGTAAGCCCGGGCCAGGCTGCTGGCAGATGTTAAATAGCTGCTAGAATTACTAGCTTCCAGAGCtgccgcagcagctgcagcgctggAGCTGATGGCACTTGAACGCCGTAGGTTGGTAGGGTCGATATATATCAGACCCGTGGAACTTGCTGTGGATAGAAAAACAGGAATACAAAAATGACTATATAAATCCACAAATtctgtatataaaaaaaaaaggagatattaaaaaaaaaaaaaaaaaaaatacgcAAAATTCCACGGACCAGATGGTGTTGAGGAGTTGGATGGAGCACTTCCAGAGGCTCTCTGGCTGGGGGTGTTCCTCACAGCCCACTGCATGGAACGGGGAGCTTGGGCAGCACTGTTGGCGTGGGAAGAACTGGTTGTCCTTTCCAAAGGCTCATCCAAAAGGAACGTTTCCTGGTCCACATCATCActctgactgctgctgctgtctgagtcACTCGAGTCATTGGACTGAGAGTCATCCTCTGAAAAGAAGGCAGGGACACTACTCGCACCTTAAGGGAGAAGGACAATAAAggacaagaaaataaaacacaaaacaaaaaaggagccATATTTAGTGGCTTGTGTTGCCATTTCACCTCAATGTTTGTGCCTTTCACATAAGATAAATTCAAGCAGGAGTGCAGGTTAGTGATTCACACCACTACAGGGCCAAATAACACTCAGAATGTTGGAAATGTTTACACCTGCACTCACTTCAATATATGTGAGTGGAAATACAATTTAATTTACTAATCTGCATCATCTATTCTATGTATTAGGGAGAAAAGAccaacaacaaataaacagcACTGCATATTTAACATGAAAATGAAATACCATTAGTAAGAAACCGATATTATAGATgacaaggaggaggggggtgcaCACACCACAATGTCTGGAAAAGGTACAAGTTGATTAGTCTGTTATTTAAGTGAAGGAACAGCGATACTGTGTGTGTGACGAGGAATAGTATTAGTTAAAGAACAAGAGACAACAGAGTGAAATGTGAGAGAAGGTCAAACTGAAGAAACTctcagcaggaaaataaatctGTATGCATTTTGCAAATTCAGTCTTGCCCTAACATCTGTATAAGCATTATAGTAAAGAGGATCTCataccaaaaataggaaatgcCAAGGACACCCTACTGCCTGCAAATGAAATACATTGGGTATTCAGCCAGGAAGCATTTTGTCTGCTGTTATCATTTGCTCTCCAAACACAAATCCCCACAAACCAAAATGCTGACTGTAAAGACTAATGGTTTTGCGAGGACTGAATTAGTCTGCAATTCAAAGGGGAATTAAACCACAGAGAGAAATGCTTTTCTATTTAGTTAAAAGCCGGAGCCAGGGCTGGGCAATGTAAAGACACATACCATGTGATATGGCACGAGTATTATTCTTAGCCAATTTCTGATAGTGTTGCAGGGAAACGTTCTGGGAATGGACCTAATATCCAAGATGATATAATAAtatgtgtttgtatttattaGAGCTCCTCCCTCAATGTTGATCACAAATGTATGAAATatgatgtgtgttttgtctcGCTATGATCTGAATCCAAAGCCACACCCCCCAGCCCAAGTCACAGCCTTTGCACGATTTGGACAAAGTTTGAGGAGGTAAATAAGGCAGGTGATCACATTTCCACAAAAACTTAAAAAGCAAGAAGGCAAGGACAATTAGTTAAAGATAAAACaaccaaaagaaaaataactcggttaaaaaaaaagaaaaaaacgcaGTTGACCAACCTGCTTCAGAACCCGCAGTTGCTGCCGTGACAACACTCCTGCGGCCGCTGGCATTGTCCTGATTGCTGTGGTTGCTTTCACTGTCACTCTCCGTTTCAGCGGCAGCCAGCAGATCGAGCTCCATGTCGCTTCCTGAGAGAACAAACAAGTACATTATTCATTGTATTACCCGCATTTAGTTCAGATTTCCAATCACCAAAAGCATTACAGCTCGCTGGTTTAGTTCATGcattttataaattaaaaaaacgtCTAGTGTCTCGTACCGTCCTCGTCATGTTCATCATGCTGCCCTTCAGTTTCTGGATTTTCCTCTCCCTGTTCTTCTTGGTCATCATGATGGTCTTCCTCCCCTGCGACTCCCTCAACCACCTCAACCTAGAGGACATATTCAACATCCTTATACATGTACTCCTCtatgtacctgtacatgtgcaataacaataaagttgaatctaatctaatgtaCAGTAACACTAATTTCGTAGTTTTAAAAGCGAGAATTTTAAAATGGGGACAACCCAATAAGTACAGATGTATTTCTGCACCTCTTCCACATCTGCTGACACGATGTCATCCTGCTCCTCGTCTCTCCCTCTGACAGGCTGAGACTGGCTGCTGTGCCGAGGCTGGGGGTTCCTGATGATGTAAGACGCAGCTGTCTGACTAGAGCTGTAAAGGTTAATGAAAACAATTATGTTATTCACCCGAGCCTTTTTCAGCTTGTAAAAAAGACAATTCAATTGTTTTTTTGCCCTAAACCAATGAGGTGATAAAACACGAGCGGGTTTTAGCCATGAAAATGCTGCAATTTAGCAAACCTGCTGGACTGGTCAGGCGAGGGTCTGGGGGGCAGCGGCTCAACAGAGAAGAGCTCTTCGCTGCCCTGAACCGCATCAATACTGGTGCTGGCCAAAGTGAACGGAGCAGTAGGTCTCGCTATGCCCATTCGCACTGGAACAATCAGTGACTCCGCTACGTTACACAGCTCCTCCACGGCATAGGGCAGCAGAGCCTGGAAAACTCTGCGACATTTCCCGATGGGCTGAGGGATAAAGTTGCTGTAGGAAGGAAATTGATAAGGGAAGAGGTCATGACAAGGTCAAACAATTCCCTCTAGATTCTGTTACGCTGAAATGGTGAAGATATGTGTTCTCACTTCTTTTTCTTGGATGAGGCCATCTCCACACTTAGGATCACAAACACCCTGGCGACAGAGCGCAGGAACCTCCTGGTGACATTCACTGCCTCCTCTCTTCGTCCAGGAGTGTACTTGTTCTGTAGTTCCCTCACTAGCGTACTCAGTAAAGTATCTATGAACTAATACATAACAACAGAATTTTAGTGTGTCCGAACATACACTTTTATATTTACTGCATGTtttcaaatataaaaaatattCTTGACACTGAGAATTCTCCAGagattattaaaaaatgaattgtaAAAAAATGCATGTTAATGAGTTTATGAgcaaaatatgaaaatattatTTTAAGACGTAATCATTACCACTTAATTAATTGAAAATACATATaaagtcaaataaaaagacTTTGGGTGCAGCCATAATGCTGATTAACTGGACTCACAGTGATGTCAGGAGCACACTTGACAATGAGGCAATGGGTGAAACAGTCAAGGCGAATGGTGCCACTTTGCTGATTCAAGTAGACTTGTTCTTCAGAAAGGAGATGGGCGATTCTGCTGCTGGCACTAAGACTAGAACACACAGAAAGCCAGGACTCAGAACAGAACAGCCCTGTATATCATACGGTATGAAGTAATAATCCCAGTGGTAAAGTAATGAGATGCTTACAAAGCAATGAAAGTAATAACTATCAGATTTGGGTGATGTGTGATTGGTAAAAAGCCCTAAATCTTTGGATAATCCATGACTGTACACCAGAGACatattactgtcattattaaTGGAGTAATTCTGTACTGCTCCAAAACCATCTTTACTTTTTATTTCTACATGAAATTTAATTGGTGGATTTGCAGTTCTGCTGTCATACTTACGGGTCTTTATTCTCCTCTGAGCCAAACATGATCATGGACTTAAGAGCATTCCAGTCCTGTAGAACTCTTTCCAATGCCAGCTGCGCAAATCGAGGCGGTTCCAGATCATGATCTGGCATATCAGAGTCTAAGAGACAGGGAATCAGATTAATGTTTTAATATAGCCGGTCCCCCGACAACACTGAGGCTGTAGTGTCACAGGCTTGATTGCggtaaaataaaagataaaaccaTTGCCTTTAgtaaagcttttaaactgaAAATATGCAGAACATGCAGGTAGGAACCAGATCATACCTTCAGCATTCGTGGCTTTGcggttcctgtcctctctgATGCGTGGTGGTCTGTACTGACAGTGTTCAACACTCTGCCTGGCAACAGTCTGTACCAGGAACAGTAAAATATGCTCTCCCCTAGAGAGGGAAATGAAAATTCACTACATACATTCCTCAAAGTTCCTCATTTTGTACCATAAAATTAAgaaaacccatcagaaatatCAGTACACAAAAGAATCAGCTGTCTTACCGACTGTTTGGCGTAGTGACCAGGTTCGTGGTGGTGAGTAACCTGTACAGCAGATCCAGGCGGGCCGCCTTCTGTCCAGCAATAAGAGTTTTGCACTTGCATTTTTCCCAGCAATCACAATATGCTGTGGGGGACGTTCTTTTCAGCCTagcaaacacagcagatgcaGATGAATATTCATATTCATGCTGAGGAGTAGAAATGGCCATTCTTTAGGATTCCAAGAAAACCACAACTTACTTGCAGTCGTGTCCTTTGTGACACACTCTTGCACACtcggtgcagcagcagagagactCGAGCAGTCCACACGTTCGACACTCAAAGATGTCCTAGATCAAAAGTCAGGATGATGTCAAGGTTTCTCTCCTTTGAATTTTATAAGGTTTTATCTTTAAACACTGACCTGGTTAATGTGCTCAGCTCCAGTCCAAGTGAAGCTGCAGGTATCGTTGCAGCAGAGAACGTACAGAGGGGAATCATCTGGATTGGTCCCAGAAGGGCAAATCATTTCCATGAACACCGAGTCAGCATCTTCCTTTTCTGTGATGCCTGGGTCACCCACTGCATTTGAGAAATGTGAGGGAGGGAAACATTAAAGAAGAAGTTGGCATATAAATGATTTGCAAtcatgcaaacacattttcaatTCACATGACATGGCCTGACTACAAATGAAAAGATAAGGATGAAATACCCTTGGCCATTTTCTGAGCCGCCTCCAGTACTGTGATGGCTGCTGGGTACGCCCTCCCACTAACGGCAAGCATGAAAGGGGTCATTCCACGTGCATCCCTGTCAAACAGCGGACATGAGAATGTCAGGTGCATCCCAAAAAAGCATTATCTATGGCAAAGGAAAGTGATATATTTTACAATAGAAAACATACTTAGCAGAAAGGAGCTCCCTTAAATGCGGCCTCAGAACAACGCTGTCACACATCAGCTTTAGGATGAGGTGGGCATTGGCTTTCCTGTCTTTAGATTCAACCACAGGAGACTCATTTGAGGGTCCTGTGTATATGTGGAGAAAATAGAGATCTCATATGTTGGACCAAAGTTTAAAACACACTAGATAACTGTTATACAGCTAAAAGTTGAAATAGACTCTTTATGTGAATGAAAGTAAGGCTAAAGTACATATGAGTACCGGTATATAGGGTATAATATAGTAACGTTTACCTGGTATTGTTGAGGTGCTGGGGCCCTGGCTGGTTCCAGTGGAAGCAGTGGTGAGTGACCCTACAGCAGGGGCTAAAATGAAATCGATGTCGCCATCTGtcgataaaaaaaataaaacaacttaaCGTCTTGAATAAATTCACATTTAACAAGATAAACTGTTCactcacataaacacaccttTATCAAAAGGATTACTCTTATCTCAGTAGCTTACAGTGACATAAAAGAATCCTCATGCTACCTTTTATGCTATTTAAGATTAGATTAGACAAAGTGTCAGTGAGTAATAAACTGGAGCCGTTAATCACGCAGTTTAAAGTTCTGAAAATTTCTGAAATCTGAAATTTTTAACTAAAGCGTCATTATCTCGATACACTCACCAGGGTCCATGGGTGGAGGATCAGGAACCCAACTTGGCGGGGCAATTGGTGGCGATACGGGATCCTGGTGGTCACTAGACGATGGGCCAGACTCATGACGGCCAACACCTGCTGCTCTCAGAGACCTCCGCATCATCTCCCTGAGGCGGAGGCTAGACATACAGAAACAAAACGCAATGACAATTTAGCAAGAAAATCTGTGCCTCCAAATTCCAGGAGAAAGCCAATATCGAGAGGCTCAATACTCCCTTATATACTCCAAGACAATTTTCTGCCTCAACTCAACAAAGAGAATATTATTATTACCCTCTGCTACTGGAGGAGCCAGTCCTATTCCCAGAACTGTTGCTTGAAACCACAGAAATAGCATTGGCTATGGCCTCCACAGCCGACAGGCGCTCTGCAAATGTGTTTCTCTCAGACCTCTCAGCTTCTGAAATGAAATATGAACACTTAGCATGTAGAAGAGTCACACACAAGATCCGGACATTAGAGGAGAAATGGTAAACCAAATCTCAAATCCATTAATATTACAGTATTCTAACAGCAActtgatgtttttaaatcatACTGCTAGAATAGCagctcaccttcctcctctttggtCTCTTTGTTACTAACAGGGaagcagacagagacagcagcatGGAGGATGTTGCGATTTCCATCACAGCGATGATCTAGAAGAGCTCCAAGGGCCTGGCTGCCCTGATCCAACATGAAAGCCTGCTCGAGGTTGACCAGGTACTGTCGACATGCTTCGTAATCACAACGCAACACGTGCTGCATGAGTGTCTGTTTCTGAAAGACAGAGAATCCGAGTGAATAAACATGGCCAACAGATGGAAATACTATAGCGACAACCATGTTCGAAAAGCATCAGCTGAGAGCAAACACATGCTTGGAAGACATTTTTACCTCCACagccataataataatagcagCCTTCTTCTTAATTGTGGAGTTGGACGGGAGATTGGCCAAAGAGTGAACACCCATCCCCAGGCTGTTTATGGGTGGCAGGTCCAACCAGTCAGGATCCCGAATCCCACCCACACAGTCTTTGACCATGGGATAGATTGTGCCATTTCCATCTCTGAGGATAATTGGAGATTCCTtgagggggggggaaacaatTTGAACATTAGGATTTGTTGGTAGTAAGGGTATCAACAAATCAGTAGGTTTTAGAAAGTACTCACCTGCCCAGCTGTAAAAATAGCAACGTTACGCTCACTCTGCCCCAAGAAGGCTAGGTTGCTAGTAGGAAAATTATTCTCCTGTTCAGCTTTGCCTGTGGCCAGGTCAAAGATACAGTACCGTACCCAGTTACCAGTTTTCAACACTGCATGAACTCCTGGAATGACGAGAGACATGTCGGGGTTACAAACACTGGTTCGAtaaacacttaaacacacaaatacgTCGATCAATTAGAAACTAACCTTTGGAGTCAACGTTCACAGCCAAAATCTCAGCTTTCTCTGGGATACACAGTTTTTTGGGTGTGCGCTGGAAACAATCTGGAACTTTTGGAGTTCCACCAGTTTTTACTACCTACAAAATTAATAATATTAAGAAAAAACGTTGAATGACAACAGTGACATCAGAAGAGACTCTCTGACTGTCAGAAACACTTTAAACCTTCTAAGATGTTTTACCTGCAGCTCATCTATTCTAAGGAGTCTACAATCCTGTAGCAGCGATGACGGGTCTGaatcagctggagcagcactgCTCTGGTTGCTCACGCTGCTCGATGTGCCTGGAAACTTTACAGCAACATAGGCACCATCCACTTTGAGGACCTGGGACAAAATATCAGGTACCGGCGTGATTACCGTTACATCATCATCAGCTACTCGACAGAGCCGGTGGCTATTGTACTGCCCTTACCTTTCCTACAGGGACATTTTTAACATCCTCAACAAACACCACCTCCCTGAGAGGCCACTGCTCCTCGttcaccttttcttcttctttaggaGCAGGAGTAGAACGCCTTCGTTCTGCGAGGACAGAATACTGACATTTAGTCTGGCGATCGTACAATATTCTATTAAAAGGACACGTGTGTTATTTGCACTAGGACAGGATAAAATTAGTAATAAgatcagagaaaaagaaaggagaagCAAAATGAAAGTGCAGTTTAAACAACGATAAGTTAAGTGGGAGAAGCAGTAAGCAGAGCCGACGTACTGTAGGGCAGTGAGGCACTACTAGCAATGGACGAGGTATCACTGCAGGTGGATgctggggaaggaggaggacccATCTCGGTCTTTACCAGCTCTGGCTTGCTTTCTGTCCTGTTTGGTCAAAAAAGAATGCATAAAGAATGGTGTTTATGCTACTCTGTTTTATTATTAACAGTATGCTGCCAGACAGAAACTGAACCAACTTGATTTCCTGGGTCTTGGCGGTCTTCTCCATAGTCTTGAGGCTTTCTGGTGAGCGAAGCTGGAACCTGCAACTGTCATTCATGTTCCAGACAGACTCCAAAAGCACACCGACTTTAGGAATGCCAGCACTGACAGAGAAGGCCACTGCACCAGCATGATAAAGGGGATTATtcctcaaacacacctgagaagggaagcaggaaaaacagtgCACAGGGAAAAAAGGAATTGTTGAAATTACTTAGAATTACATttgaggaaaaaatgaaaaactatTAAAACGAGGGCGGCACACATGTCAATATtttgtctctcacctgtgttccCACGGTGATGTTGGGGATCGAGGACATGCCAGCACTAGACTTTGGCTTTTTGTTCTTTGCTCTGGCCTTTTCAAGCATCTTCTTCCGTTGACTAAAAGGCACAACACCCCTGCAGACAGGACGAGCAGTGAGGTGTAAAAGTCTGACTCCTTTCTGTCGTCAACACATCTTAATTTATGTTGGGAGAATACACCAGTTTTAACTGGGAACTAAACCAAGctcagcagcagaaagaagaaaaggcatGATTTGTTCCTTATATTTTTGAATTACaatttaaatgtagtttgttccTTAACAGACTCACTGCCCTTAGGTAAATTCTAAACCTCATGTCAAAATACTTGAACTCACCACCAGTAGAGGCCATTCTCCAGCTGTGCACATGTGTAGAGTGCACAGCAGTTCAGGGACACCATACGTTCCCCTTGTAGCTCGGGGAAAGCCTGAGCACTGTGTTCCAACTTGGAGGCCATGGAGCTCAGTGTTTCATCCACCCACGTTGCCACCTGAACAAACACAGGTCAAAATAAGTTCATTACATAAATACGAGCTATGTGAAAACGACCAGTTTGTTGCTACAAAGTGGTTCTTAAGGCTGAAAAGGAACTTTAGCTCATTTTAAAAGAGCGAAGAAATGACCCAGACTTAAAGGTTCAACACAGTTCATCTTCAAATGAGCACCCAAATGATTCTTTGGTCAAATCCAACAGATCAT comes from the Takifugu rubripes chromosome 7, fTakRub1.2, whole genome shotgun sequence genome and includes:
- the ubr5 gene encoding E3 ubiquitin-protein ligase UBR5 isoform X12: MTSIHFVVHPLPGTEDQLNDRLREVSEKLNKYSYNSHPHLGLLEQATLKQCVVGPNHAGFLLEDGRVCRISFAVQPDRLELSKPDGSDGSKLSSGSGTGRSSRPGRTSDPPWFLSGSDTLGRLAGNTLGSRWSSGVNGGNGGGGSGGGAGGGGAGGGSSGGSGSGGGGGGTSGRSSTAARDSRRQTRVIRTGRDRGSGLLGSQPQPVIPASVIPEELITQAQVVLQGKSRSVIIRELQRTNLDVNLAVNNLLSRDDEDGDDGDDTASESYLPGAEDLMSLLDADIHSAHPSVIIDADAMFSEDISYFGYPSFRRSSLSRLGPSRVLLLPLERDSELLRERESVLRLRERRWLDGASFDTERGSTSREGEANLDKKSIPVQSPVSLGEELQWWPDKDGVKFVSIGAMFSELVAVSSKGELYQWKWTEPEPFRNAQNPSIHHPRVSFLGLANEKITLLSANSIRATVATETNKVATWVDETLSSMASKLEHSAQAFPELQGERMVSLNCCALYTCAQLENGLYWWGVVPFSQRKKMLEKARAKNKKPKSSAGMSSIPNITVGTQVCLRNNPLYHAGAVAFSVSAGIPKVGVLLESVWNMNDSCRFQLRSPESLKTMEKTAKTQEIKTESKPELVKTEMGPPPSPASTCSDTSSIASSASLPYKRRRSTPAPKEEEKVNEEQWPLREVVFVEDVKNVPVGKVLKVDGAYVAVKFPGTSSSVSNQSSAAPADSDPSSLLQDCRLLRIDELQVVKTGGTPKVPDCFQRTPKKLCIPEKAEILAVNVDSKGVHAVLKTGNWVRYCIFDLATGKAEQENNFPTSNLAFLGQSERNVAIFTAGQESPIILRDGNGTIYPMVKDCVGGIRDPDWLDLPPINSLGMGVHSLANLPSNSTIKKKAAIIIMAVEKQTLMQHVLRCDYEACRQYLVNLEQAFMLDQGSQALGALLDHRCDGNRNILHAAVSVCFPVSNKETKEEEEAERSERNTFAERLSAVEAIANAISVVSSNSSGNRTGSSSSRGLRLREMMRRSLRAAGVGRHESGPSSSDHQDPVSPPIAPPSWVPDPPPMDPDGDIDFILAPAVGSLTTASTGTSQGPSTSTIPGPSNESPVVESKDRKANAHLILKLMCDSVVLRPHLRELLSAKDARGMTPFMLAVSGRAYPAAITVLEAAQKMAKVGDPGITEKEDADSVFMEMICPSGTNPDDSPLYVLCCNDTCSFTWTGAEHINQDIFECRTCGLLESLCCCTECARVCHKGHDCKLKRTSPTAYCDCWEKCKCKTLIAGQKAARLDLLYRLLTTTNLVTTPNSRGEHILLFLVQTVARQSVEHCQYRPPRIREDRNRKATNAEDSDMPDHDLEPPRFAQLALERVLQDWNALKSMIMFGSEENKDPLSASSRIAHLLSEEQVYLNQQSGTIRLDCFTHCLIVKCAPDITFIDTLLSTLVRELQNKYTPGRREEAVNVTRRFLRSVARVFVILSVEMASSKKKNNFIPQPIGKCRRVFQALLPYAVEELCNVAESLIVPVRMGIARPTAPFTLASTSIDAVQGSEELFSVEPLPPRPSPDQSSSSSQTAASYIIRNPQPRHSSQSQPVRGRDEEQDDIVSADVEEVEVVEGVAGEEDHHDDQEEQGEENPETEGQHDEHDEDGSDMELDLLAAAETESDSESNHSNQDNASGRRSVVTAATAGSEAGASSVPAFFSEDDSQSNDSSDSDSSSSQSDDVDQETFLLDEPLERTTSSSHANSAAQAPRSMQWAVRNTPSQRASGSAPSNSSTPSASSTGLIYIDPTNLRRSSAISSSAAAAAAALEASNSSSYLTSASSLARAYSIVIRQISDLMSLIPKYNHLVYSQYPAAVKLTYHDAVNLQNYVEEKLIPTWNWMVSIMDSTEAQLRYGSALSSAGDPGHPSHPLHASQHSARRERINAREEASLRTLEGRRRAATLLTARQGMMSARGDFLNYALSLMRSHNDEHSDVLPVLDVCSLKHVAYVFQALIYWIKAMNQQTTLDTPQMDRKRNREILELGLDNEDSEHENDEDTNQSSTLQDKDEDPVPAETGQNHPFFRRSDSMTFLGCIPPNPFDVPLPEAIPLADQPHLLQPNARKEDLFGRPSQGLYSSSFMANKGLAEASVDRNCLEILPTKMSYSANLKNVMSMESGQRNTGTQSIADHEMDTSKPGPSPQDLAAQLKSSLLAEIGLTESDGPPLPSFRPHCSFMGMMISHDMLLGRWRLSLELFGRVFMEDVGAEPGSILTELGGFEVKESKFRREMEKLRNLQSRDLALEVDRDRDQLIQQTMRQLNAHFGRRCTTTPMAVHRVKVTFKDEPGEGSGVARSFYTAIALALLSNDKLPNLDCVQSVSKGMQASNLMQRLRNRDRERERRSGGLRAGSRRDRDRDSRRQLSIDTRPFRPSSEGNPSDEPDPLPAHRQALGERLYPRVHAMQPAFASKITGMLLELSPAQLLLLLASEDSLRARVEEAMELLIAHGRENGADSILDLGLLEAPEKAQQENRKRHGSTRSVVDMELDDPDDGEDNAPLFYQPGKRGFYSPRPGKNTEARLNCFRNIGRILGLCLLQNELCPITLNRHVIKVLLGRKVNWHDFAFFDPVMYESLRQLIRHSQAGEADAVFAAMDLAFAIDLCKEEGAGQVELLSGGVNMPVTPLNVYEYVRKYAEHRMLVVAEQPLHAMRKGLLDVLPKNALEDLTAEDFRLLVNGCGEVNVQMLISFTSFNDESGENADKLLQFKRWFWSIVEKMSMTERQDLVYFWTSSPSLPASEEGFQPMPSITIRPPDDQHLPTANTCISRLYVPLYSSKQILKQKLLLAIKTKNFGFV